The following proteins are encoded in a genomic region of Porphyrobacter sp. CACIAM 03H1:
- a CDS encoding GNAT family N-acetyltransferase, with product MYESRIAADHLTVAAVEGFCPEIDALAACNLSDHGFLRAAWYGAGQADKGRTLVLRGANGAPLAAIPTVAFGPQVAGARKVPGSYWPLRSPLIAPGCGVSDLAHALGHAASYGLGPVWRIGPARTCDPTIARVIEAAHLANWTILARPAGISWLVDLEAAKANGWPRPSVGKKLRAAWRKLEELGTLRWHHVRGSGWSEAALEDMGRIEAESWIARTTDGRGAKFMTPAQRAQWQDALRDPVIAENLSAAILMLDDRPITFCFDLDDGPVRYGIASSYVEDMKRFNIGKLANYRSMEDAIAAGQRVLDLGVGDSGYKEEMGAAEGYAMSDLLFVRSRTAALMLARLWGEPLVPARLARLEQTGAGRG from the coding sequence ATGTACGAGAGCAGGATTGCAGCCGATCACCTGACGGTCGCGGCGGTCGAGGGCTTCTGCCCCGAGATCGACGCGCTGGCGGCGTGCAACCTGTCGGATCACGGCTTCCTGCGCGCGGCTTGGTATGGCGCGGGGCAGGCGGACAAGGGCCGCACCCTCGTGCTGCGCGGCGCCAACGGCGCGCCGCTCGCCGCGATTCCGACCGTTGCCTTCGGCCCGCAGGTGGCGGGCGCGCGCAAGGTGCCCGGGAGCTACTGGCCGCTGCGCTCGCCCCTGATCGCGCCCGGCTGCGGCGTCTCCGATCTCGCCCACGCGCTCGGCCATGCGGCCTCCTACGGCCTCGGTCCGGTATGGCGCATCGGCCCGGCGCGCACCTGCGATCCGACAATCGCGCGGGTGATCGAGGCGGCGCACCTCGCCAACTGGACGATCCTCGCCCGCCCCGCCGGCATCAGCTGGCTGGTCGATCTGGAAGCGGCGAAAGCGAACGGCTGGCCCCGCCCCTCGGTCGGCAAGAAGTTGCGCGCCGCGTGGCGCAAGCTCGAGGAGCTCGGCACGCTGCGCTGGCACCACGTCCGCGGGAGCGGGTGGAGCGAGGCGGCGCTCGAGGACATGGGCCGGATCGAGGCCGAAAGCTGGATCGCCCGCACCACCGACGGGCGCGGCGCGAAGTTCATGACCCCCGCGCAGCGCGCCCAGTGGCAGGATGCCCTGCGCGATCCCGTGATCGCCGAAAATCTCTCGGCCGCGATCCTGATGCTCGATGACCGCCCGATCACCTTCTGCTTCGACCTCGACGACGGACCGGTGCGCTATGGCATCGCCAGCAGCTATGTCGAGGACATGAAGCGGTTCAACATTGGCAAGCTCGCCAATTACCGCTCGATGGAGGACGCCATCGCCGCAGGGCAGCGCGTGCTCGATCTCGGGGTGGGCGACAGCGGCTACAAGGAAGAGATGGGCGCGGCCGAAGGCTATGCCATGAGCGATCTCCTGTTCGTCCGCAGCCGCACTGCGGCGCTGATGCTCGCCCGCCTGTGGGGCGAACCGCTGGTGCCCGCACGCCTTGCCCGCCTCGAGCAGACCGGGGCCGGGCGTGGCTGA
- a CDS encoding S-(hydroxymethyl)glutathione dehydrogenase/class III alcohol dehydrogenase produces MKTRAAVAFAAKQPLEIVELDLEGPKAGEVLVEIMATGICHTDAYTLDGFDSEGIFPSVLGHEGAGIVREVGAGVTSVKPGDHVIPLYTPECRQCKSCLSGKTNLCTAIRATQGKGLMPDGTTRFSYKGQPIYHYMGCSTFSNFTVLPEIAVAKIREDAPFKSACYIGCGVTTGVGAVTNTAKVQVGDNVVVFGLGGIGLNVIQGARLAGANLIVGVDINPAREEWGRRFGMTHFLDSRGMSREEIVAKVVEMTDGGADYTFDATGNTEVMRTALEACHRGWGTSVIIGVAEAGKEIATRPFQLVTGRNWRGTAFGGAKGRTDVPKIVDMYMTGKIEIDPMITHVMGLEEINTAFDLMHEGKSIRSVVVF; encoded by the coding sequence ATGAAGACCCGCGCCGCCGTTGCCTTCGCCGCCAAGCAGCCGCTCGAGATCGTCGAGCTCGATCTCGAAGGCCCGAAGGCGGGCGAGGTGCTGGTGGAGATCATGGCGACCGGCATCTGCCACACCGATGCCTATACGCTCGACGGCTTCGACAGCGAGGGGATCTTCCCCAGCGTGCTCGGCCACGAGGGCGCGGGGATCGTGCGCGAAGTCGGCGCGGGTGTGACGAGCGTGAAGCCGGGCGATCACGTGATCCCGCTCTACACCCCCGAATGCCGCCAGTGCAAAAGCTGTCTCTCGGGCAAGACCAACCTGTGCACCGCGATCCGCGCCACGCAGGGCAAGGGGCTGATGCCCGACGGCACCACCCGCTTCAGCTACAAGGGCCAGCCGATCTACCACTACATGGGCTGCTCGACCTTCTCGAACTTCACCGTGTTGCCCGAGATTGCGGTCGCAAAGATCCGCGAGGACGCGCCCTTCAAGTCCGCCTGCTACATCGGCTGCGGGGTGACGACGGGCGTGGGCGCGGTGACCAACACGGCCAAGGTGCAGGTCGGCGACAATGTCGTGGTGTTCGGCCTCGGGGGCATCGGCCTCAACGTCATCCAGGGCGCGCGGCTGGCGGGGGCGAACCTGATCGTCGGGGTCGACATCAATCCGGCGCGCGAGGAATGGGGCCGCCGCTTCGGCATGACCCACTTCCTCGACAGCCGGGGAATGAGCCGCGAGGAGATCGTGGCGAAGGTGGTCGAGATGACCGACGGCGGCGCGGACTACACCTTCGATGCCACCGGCAACACGGAAGTGATGCGCACCGCGCTCGAAGCCTGCCACCGCGGCTGGGGCACCAGCGTCATCATCGGGGTGGCCGAAGCCGGCAAGGAGATCGCCACCCGCCCGTTCCAGCTCGTCACCGGGCGCAACTGGCGCGGCACCGCGTTCGGCGGGGCCAAGGGTCGCACCGACGTGCCCAAGATCGTCGACATGTACATGACCGGCAAGATCGAGATCGACCCGATGATCACCCACGTCATGGGCCTCGAGGAAATCAACACCGCCTTCGACCTGATGCACGAAGGCAAGTCGATCCGCTCCGTCGTCGTCTTCTGA
- a CDS encoding DUF6702 family protein, giving the protein MLHRLLLLAALVLAPLAGGAALAHQQKIAISTIALNARSGAIEIAHQVPVHDAEHALRAQGAKSADIIGSEKSREAFARYVTRRFLLQVDGKVVEPAYVGSEITGGSLWVYQEVPAPSGGQAVLRFNSQILTDVWARQENRVNIGGGTKVNTFIFRAGSVPADAPLTP; this is encoded by the coding sequence ATGCTGCACCGGCTGCTGCTGCTGGCCGCACTGGTGCTGGCCCCGCTCGCGGGCGGGGCGGCGCTGGCGCACCAGCAGAAGATCGCGATCAGCACCATCGCCCTGAACGCGCGCAGCGGCGCGATCGAGATCGCGCACCAGGTGCCGGTCCACGATGCGGAACACGCGCTGAGAGCGCAGGGGGCCAAGAGCGCCGACATCATCGGCTCGGAAAAGAGCCGCGAGGCCTTCGCCCGCTACGTCACGCGGCGGTTCCTGCTGCAGGTCGACGGCAAGGTGGTCGAGCCCGCCTATGTCGGCAGCGAGATCACGGGCGGCAGCCTGTGGGTCTATCAGGAGGTGCCGGCACCCTCAGGCGGGCAGGCGGTGCTGCGGTTCAATTCGCAGATCCTCACCGATGTCTGGGCGCGGCAGGAAAACCGGGTCAACATCGGCGGCGGGACCAAGGTCAACACCTTCATCTTCAGGGCCGGTTCGGTCCCGGCCGATGCCCCGCTGACGCCCTAG
- a CDS encoding M1 family metallopeptidase yields the protein MRLVLLLAALFLAVPAHAQGVQQTKGGFEDKFRQLDEVLPDPNTYRNASGAPGHEYWQQKVDYKITAELDETKRRLTARATVRYTNNSPDALPWLWMQLDQNIFKRDSMAELTDVFGGAGRRGPKVALGSGNEPTKLSMDELRRQQSMADNDYGYDIGAVTTMAGAKLPHTIVGTLMRIDLPEPLAPGQTTEFVIEWAFNIVEEDAVVARSGYEHFPDDPRKGGNDIFLMAQWFPRMVVYSDYEGWHNKEFLGRGEFTLEFGDYEVEMTVPDDHIVASTGTLQNPETVLTAAQRQRLETAKNANAPVFVVTPQEAAAAEAGNPRGKKTWKFAATNVRDFAWASSRKFMWDAQGVKQPGAEHETVLAMSFWPKEGGDLWRKYSTAAVVHTLKVYSRFSFDYPYPTAQSVNGPVGGMEYPMITFNGPRTTLNKDGSRTYSLAEKMFLVGVVIHEIGHIYFPMTVNSDERQWTWMDEGINSFLDSVAGYEWDPNMPWTRSLARDLVPYMVSNNQQPIMTQSDSITDLGSNAYGKPSAAYHVLRDTVIGRERFDFALKEYARRWKFKRPTPADFFRTIEEASGTDLDWFWRGWFYTTDHVDISLDSIYRLKMDSKNPDIDLPRRRQERAEEPTPVGIGLNKEQGLPIWVMENPGVTDFYDKNDEFTVTPKDRKGYTDFLEGLAPWERAAFDRAVKEDANYYVLNFTNKGGLVMPIILGLTFKDGSKQKLNIPAEIWRRNSKEVAKLLVFPKNKELVEVMVDPDWETGDANLEDNHYPRRIIPSRIEAFKDEASKSRVSRDLMGEAAGAEPVKNRK from the coding sequence TTGCGCCTCGTTCTGTTGCTTGCCGCCCTGTTTCTCGCCGTTCCCGCCCACGCCCAGGGCGTGCAGCAGACCAAGGGGGGCTTCGAGGACAAGTTCCGCCAGCTCGACGAGGTGCTGCCCGATCCCAACACCTACCGCAACGCCAGCGGCGCGCCGGGGCACGAATACTGGCAGCAGAAGGTCGATTACAAGATCACCGCCGAGCTTGACGAGACCAAGCGCCGCCTGACCGCGCGCGCCACGGTGCGCTACACCAACAATTCGCCCGATGCCCTGCCGTGGCTGTGGATGCAGCTCGACCAGAACATCTTCAAGCGCGATTCGATGGCCGAGCTGACCGATGTGTTCGGCGGCGCGGGCCGACGCGGGCCGAAGGTCGCGCTGGGTTCCGGCAACGAGCCGACCAAGCTTTCGATGGACGAACTGCGCCGCCAGCAGTCGATGGCCGACAACGACTATGGCTACGATATCGGCGCGGTGACCACGATGGCGGGCGCGAAGCTGCCGCACACCATCGTCGGCACCCTCATGCGCATCGACCTGCCCGAGCCGCTCGCGCCGGGCCAGACCACCGAATTCGTCATCGAATGGGCCTTCAACATCGTCGAGGAGGACGCGGTCGTCGCGCGCTCGGGCTACGAGCACTTCCCCGATGACCCGAGGAAGGGCGGCAACGACATCTTCCTGATGGCCCAGTGGTTCCCGCGCATGGTGGTCTATTCGGACTATGAAGGCTGGCACAACAAGGAGTTCCTCGGCCGCGGCGAGTTCACGCTCGAATTCGGCGATTACGAGGTCGAGATGACCGTGCCCGACGATCACATCGTCGCTTCCACCGGCACGCTCCAGAACCCGGAAACCGTGCTCACCGCCGCCCAGCGCCAGCGGCTCGAGACCGCGAAGAACGCGAACGCCCCCGTCTTCGTCGTCACCCCGCAGGAAGCCGCCGCCGCCGAGGCCGGCAATCCCCGCGGCAAGAAGACCTGGAAGTTCGCCGCCACCAACGTGCGCGATTTTGCCTGGGCCTCGAGCCGCAAGTTCATGTGGGACGCGCAAGGGGTGAAGCAGCCCGGCGCCGAGCACGAGACCGTGCTCGCCATGAGCTTCTGGCCCAAGGAGGGCGGGGACCTGTGGCGCAAGTATTCGACCGCAGCGGTGGTTCACACCCTGAAGGTCTATTCGCGATTCAGCTTCGACTATCCCTATCCCACCGCCCAGTCCGTCAACGGACCGGTCGGCGGGATGGAATATCCGATGATCACCTTCAACGGGCCGCGCACCACCCTCAACAAGGACGGCAGCCGCACCTATTCGCTGGCCGAGAAGATGTTCCTCGTCGGCGTGGTGATCCACGAGATCGGGCACATCTACTTCCCGATGACGGTGAACTCGGACGAGCGCCAGTGGACCTGGATGGACGAGGGGATCAACTCCTTCCTCGATTCGGTCGCGGGCTACGAGTGGGATCCGAACATGCCCTGGACCCGCAGCCTCGCGCGTGACCTCGTGCCCTACATGGTCTCGAACAACCAGCAGCCGATCATGACCCAGTCGGATTCGATCACCGACCTCGGCTCGAACGCCTATGGCAAGCCGTCGGCCGCCTATCACGTGCTGCGCGACACGGTGATCGGTCGCGAGCGGTTCGATTTCGCGCTCAAGGAATATGCGCGCCGCTGGAAGTTCAAGCGTCCGACCCCGGCGGACTTCTTCCGCACCATCGAGGAAGCCTCGGGTACCGACCTCGACTGGTTCTGGCGCGGCTGGTTCTACACCACCGATCACGTCGATATCAGCCTCGATTCGATCTACCGGCTGAAGATGGACAGCAAGAACCCCGACATCGACCTGCCGCGCCGCCGTCAGGAAAGGGCCGAGGAGCCGACGCCGGTCGGCATCGGGCTGAACAAGGAACAGGGGCTGCCGATCTGGGTGATGGAGAACCCGGGCGTCACCGATTTCTACGACAAGAACGACGAATTCACCGTCACGCCCAAGGACCGGAAGGGCTACACCGATTTCCTCGAAGGCCTCGCCCCGTGGGAACGCGCCGCCTTCGACCGGGCGGTGAAGGAGGATGCGAACTACTACGTCCTCAACTTCACCAACAAGGGCGGCCTCGTGATGCCGATCATCCTCGGCCTCACCTTCAAGGACGGATCGAAGCAGAAGCTCAACATCCCGGCCGAGATCTGGCGCCGCAATTCCAAGGAAGTGGCCAAGCTGCTGGTCTTCCCGAAGAACAAGGAGCTGGTCGAGGTGATGGTCGATCCCGACTGGGAGACCGGCGATGCCAACCTCGAGGACAACCACTACCCGCGCCGCATCATCCCGAGCCGGATCGAGGCCTTCAAGGACGAAGCGTCGAAGTCGCGGGTCAGCCGCGATCTGATGGGCGAGGCGGCGGGCGCCGAGCCGGTCAAGAACCGCAAGTGA
- a CDS encoding DUF885 family protein has protein sequence MRWFLAFLGFALFWAGAVRAEEADPGYDALLALHEDLRDYMLPGFTAGVVMDSGARVGEVYADDLMARKLAGLAAFETRLAALPVKTWSRAGQVDYLAVKSILNGYRFNLEVLRPWKRDPGFYLDPLMGVAFSEVTGSEADIAKLRARLAMVAPMLASGRQNLTEVAGDFADLAIHNLENSDGVNHYHPYRAVPPAGIIGWYDDLLARSRASRPDLVADVEAARAAVIAFRDWLRAERPRMTAPGGVGAERYDWYIRHVRMIPLTAAEMLTLAEREHERMTAALALLRHRNRDLPQLTLSRSAAEQAEKIRVTDAAVRRFLTEEEIVTIPDYVGELGTNTPYIERPGGPNFWEQIQFRDPIPDHLHAVIPGHRFDAVLAARDTRPIRGSYSDGGRAEGWATYLEEAMMLAGGTRHTPRADEFMQLFGIFRAARVPVDIGMQHNRMTVAEAVAAMRARTPWLDEDVARVDAEIYLRRPPGYGVAYTIGKLQMDALLADRAAQLGEAFRLREFHDAFLAAGRLPIALTRYEMTGYGEEVALFWTTPPIPPAG, from the coding sequence ATGCGGTGGTTCCTGGCGTTTCTGGGCTTCGCGCTGTTCTGGGCGGGCGCCGTCCGCGCCGAGGAAGCGGATCCCGGATACGACGCGCTGCTCGCGCTGCACGAGGACCTGCGCGACTACATGCTCCCCGGCTTCACCGCAGGGGTGGTGATGGATTCCGGCGCACGGGTGGGCGAGGTCTATGCCGATGACCTGATGGCCCGCAAGCTGGCGGGGCTGGCGGCCTTCGAGACGCGGCTCGCCGCCCTGCCGGTCAAGACATGGTCGCGCGCCGGACAGGTCGATTACCTCGCCGTCAAGTCGATCCTCAACGGCTACCGCTTCAACCTCGAGGTGCTGCGCCCGTGGAAGCGCGACCCGGGCTTCTACCTCGATCCGCTGATGGGGGTCGCCTTCAGCGAGGTGACGGGGAGCGAGGCCGACATCGCCAAGCTGCGCGCGCGGCTTGCGATGGTGGCGCCGATGCTCGCCTCGGGGCGGCAGAATCTGACCGAAGTGGCGGGCGATTTCGCCGATCTTGCGATCCACAATCTCGAGAACAGCGACGGGGTGAACCACTACCATCCCTATCGCGCGGTCCCGCCGGCCGGGATCATCGGCTGGTATGACGACCTGCTGGCGCGCAGCCGTGCCTCGCGCCCCGATCTCGTCGCCGATGTCGAGGCCGCGCGGGCGGCGGTGATCGCCTTTCGCGACTGGCTGCGGGCCGAACGGCCGCGCATGACCGCCCCCGGCGGGGTCGGGGCGGAACGCTACGACTGGTATATCCGCCATGTCCGCATGATCCCGCTGACCGCCGCCGAGATGCTCACCCTCGCCGAGCGCGAGCACGAGCGCATGACCGCCGCGCTCGCCCTGCTGCGCCATCGCAATCGTGACCTTCCGCAGCTCACCCTGTCGCGCAGCGCCGCCGAGCAGGCCGAAAAGATCAGGGTGACCGACGCCGCCGTGCGCCGCTTCCTCACTGAGGAGGAAATCGTCACCATCCCCGATTACGTCGGCGAGCTCGGCACCAACACACCCTATATCGAGCGGCCTGGCGGCCCCAATTTCTGGGAGCAGATCCAGTTCCGCGATCCGATCCCCGATCACCTCCATGCGGTGATACCGGGCCACCGTTTCGATGCCGTTCTGGCGGCGCGCGACACGCGCCCGATCCGCGGCAGCTACAGCGACGGCGGGCGGGCCGAGGGCTGGGCGACCTATCTCGAGGAAGCGATGATGCTCGCGGGCGGCACCCGTCACACCCCGCGCGCCGACGAGTTCATGCAGCTCTTCGGCATCTTCCGCGCCGCCCGCGTGCCGGTTGATATCGGCATGCAGCACAACCGCATGACCGTCGCCGAGGCGGTCGCGGCGATGCGCGCGCGCACCCCCTGGCTCGACGAGGACGTGGCGCGGGTCGATGCCGAGATCTACCTGCGCCGCCCGCCGGGCTACGGGGTCGCCTATACCATCGGCAAGCTCCAGATGGACGCCCTGCTCGCCGACCGCGCAGCGCAGCTCGGCGAGGCCTTCCGCTTGCGGGAGTTCCACGATGCCTTCCTCGCCGCAGGCCGGCTGCCGATCGCGCTGACCCGCTACGAGATGACCGGATATGGCGAGGAAGTGGCGCTGTTCTGGACGACACCGCCGATCCCGCCCGCCGGCTGA
- a CDS encoding DUF5522 domain-containing protein, translating into MTQPEWHVLHEAACARGEATYCDPETGYTVFTRLAHLKRGKCCGSGCRHCPYDHEAVPKAR; encoded by the coding sequence ATGACGCAGCCCGAATGGCATGTCCTGCACGAAGCCGCCTGCGCCCGCGGGGAAGCGACCTATTGCGATCCCGAAACCGGCTACACCGTCTTCACCCGCCTTGCGCACCTGAAGCGCGGCAAGTGCTGCGGATCGGGATGCCGCCATTGCCCCTACGATCACGAGGCGGTGCCCAAGGCACGTTGA
- a CDS encoding putative bifunctional diguanylate cyclase/phosphodiesterase → MKDLLRLDAIRNLGLEAIPDRDLFSRITLLASTMLGCPIALLSVVEQDRQWFLGRTGTDLLETPIGDSFCAVCIQSEQPMLIADARTDPRLRDNALVTGAPFIRSYLGVPIRTDEGVLLGALCCISPEPDAFRPEQIAPLAMLAELAEQSIALHARTRALSTANAALRQTSQIFRQAERAVNVGSWWVDLATRQLHWSDQVYVITGLEPGHSIDVRDVVQLYQPDDRTMVSKAIDDTIEGGKPFMFETTIHRRDGERRRIRVVGERIDVDGQPDCVAGIILDCTEEHLRNVALKRAAERDRLTGLYNRATFDRRLAEAMQHVESAPVAIALLDLDGFKDVNDTLGHLVGDRVLEAISAQLQMRTAAGVFLARWGGDEFAMLFPPAMTLAEVTGFLDELLAELGEMPPLGNSQIRIGATCGVARMDSAASSEEIMRRADLALYRGKEEGRGSVVCWDEQIEARQNERQKAVARLRSALNADRALAAYQPIIELATGRVVSVEALLRLRDAEGTLLAASDVFSALLDPELSRRVSRVMLDQIVADGPAILELFGPETRVGINLSDADLRQGDFVRHLIEVIDDSPLGPHNITIEVTETMLLDAGGNLRASLAMLDECGFTICLDDFGTGFSSLTHLRAFPIHKVKIDRDFIAAIREDHQSRLIIQAIVQMGHSLGLRVVVEGVETEEQETFLRAIGCRHVQGYRYGRPALLADLQNRFAAPDIAVRRSA, encoded by the coding sequence GTGAAAGACCTGCTACGCCTCGATGCCATCCGCAATCTCGGACTCGAGGCGATTCCCGATCGCGACCTGTTCTCGCGCATTACCCTGCTCGCCAGCACCATGCTCGGCTGCCCGATCGCGCTGCTATCGGTTGTGGAGCAGGACCGCCAGTGGTTCCTCGGGCGCACGGGCACCGACCTCTTGGAAACCCCGATCGGCGATTCGTTCTGCGCGGTCTGCATCCAGAGCGAACAGCCGATGCTGATCGCCGATGCGCGCACCGATCCGCGCCTCCGGGACAATGCGCTGGTTACCGGGGCCCCCTTCATCCGCTCGTATCTCGGCGTGCCGATTCGCACGGACGAGGGCGTTCTGCTGGGCGCCTTGTGCTGCATCTCGCCCGAACCTGACGCTTTCCGCCCGGAACAGATCGCGCCGCTGGCGATGCTTGCCGAACTCGCCGAACAGTCGATCGCGCTCCACGCCCGCACCCGTGCGCTCAGCACCGCCAATGCGGCCCTGCGCCAGACCAGCCAGATCTTCCGCCAGGCCGAACGCGCGGTGAATGTCGGGAGCTGGTGGGTCGATCTGGCCACCCGCCAGCTGCACTGGTCGGATCAGGTCTATGTCATCACCGGGCTGGAGCCGGGCCATTCGATCGATGTGCGCGACGTCGTGCAGCTCTACCAGCCCGATGACCGGACGATGGTCAGCAAGGCGATCGACGACACGATCGAGGGCGGCAAGCCGTTCATGTTCGAGACTACGATCCACCGCCGCGACGGAGAGCGGCGCCGCATCCGCGTGGTCGGCGAACGCATCGATGTCGACGGACAGCCCGACTGCGTCGCCGGGATCATCCTCGATTGCACCGAGGAGCACCTGCGCAATGTTGCCCTCAAGCGCGCTGCCGAGCGCGACCGGCTGACCGGGCTCTACAACCGCGCGACCTTCGACCGGCGGCTGGCCGAGGCGATGCAGCACGTCGAGAGCGCGCCTGTCGCCATCGCGCTGCTCGATCTCGACGGGTTCAAGGATGTCAACGACACGCTCGGCCACCTCGTCGGCGACCGGGTGCTGGAAGCAATCTCCGCACAGTTGCAGATGCGCACCGCCGCAGGCGTGTTCCTGGCGCGCTGGGGCGGGGACGAATTCGCGATGCTCTTCCCCCCGGCCATGACGCTGGCGGAGGTGACCGGCTTTCTCGACGAACTGCTCGCGGAACTCGGGGAGATGCCGCCGCTCGGCAACAGCCAGATCCGGATCGGCGCGACCTGCGGGGTGGCGCGGATGGACAGCGCCGCCAGCAGCGAGGAGATCATGCGCCGCGCCGACCTTGCGCTCTATCGCGGCAAGGAGGAGGGGCGCGGGTCGGTGGTGTGCTGGGACGAGCAGATCGAGGCCCGCCAGAACGAACGCCAGAAGGCCGTTGCCCGGCTGCGCAGCGCGCTCAACGCCGACCGAGCGCTGGCAGCCTACCAACCCATCATCGAACTCGCGACCGGCAGGGTCGTCTCGGTCGAGGCCCTGCTGCGGCTGCGCGATGCCGAGGGCACGCTGCTCGCGGCGAGCGATGTCTTCTCCGCGCTGCTCGATCCGGAACTCTCGCGCCGGGTCAGCCGGGTGATGCTCGACCAGATCGTGGCCGACGGGCCGGCGATCCTCGAACTGTTCGGGCCCGAGACGCGGGTCGGGATCAACCTGTCGGACGCCGATCTCAGGCAGGGCGACTTCGTGCGCCACCTGATCGAGGTGATCGACGACAGCCCGCTGGGGCCGCACAACATCACCATCGAGGTGACCGAGACCATGCTGCTTGACGCCGGCGGCAATCTGCGCGCCTCGCTGGCGATGCTGGACGAATGCGGCTTCACCATCTGCCTCGACGACTTCGGCACGGGTTTTTCCTCGCTCACGCACCTGCGCGCCTTCCCGATCCACAAGGTCAAGATCGACCGCGATTTCATCGCCGCGATCCGCGAGGATCACCAGTCGCGCCTCATCATCCAGGCGATTGTGCAGATGGGCCATTCGCTGGGCCTGCGCGTGGTGGTGGAAGGCGTCGAGACCGAGGAGCAGGAGACCTTCCTGCGCGCCATCGGCTGCCGCCACGTTCAGGGCTATCGCTACGGCCGCCCGGCGCTGCTGGCGGACCTGCAAAACCGTTTCGCCGCGCCCGATATCGCCGTTCGGCGCAGCGCCTAG
- a CDS encoding lipopolysaccharide biosynthesis protein, with product MAEADPAAAGPSLASQVRTAVIWRSGSQVLTQLVSWASTLIVIRLLAPQDYGLFAMAQVMLTLLNTMNGWGLASALIREETVSEERLRQTLGMLILLNGMLALVQFLAAPLVALWFEQPMVADLLRVQAVLYLAVPFCAVPHAMLSRRMDFRRPAQVRLAAAVVGAVTALTGALSDWGVWTLVAAPMAMLLTEAVGMTWAAGAPIRPVFRFGGAGHIAGFGGVMTATQLFWFAQSQADIVIAGRVLDPHDLGVYTTGLFLAQLLAAKFVPPINEVAYAAYSRQQAEGEADMIAPALIATIRLVMLVALPAYAGLAVVAPVLVPVLLGEKWVEIAPLLPILAGAMAMLTLQILFSPATNARGFPGIALRVTIVGSAVMPIAFFTGSWWGLTGFAWGWVGGMTVLTGATILLSRPVIGFSLAGLARAILPPLAAALAMAAGVALVLRSLAGAPDLAALAIAVPVGVALYLGLLHRIAPDRLAEALRFIRNRGETGSAAVPAPAE from the coding sequence GTGGCTGAGGCCGATCCGGCAGCCGCCGGCCCCTCGCTCGCTTCGCAGGTGCGCACCGCGGTGATCTGGCGCTCGGGCAGCCAGGTGCTGACCCAGCTCGTCTCCTGGGCCTCGACCCTGATCGTCATCCGCCTGCTCGCCCCGCAGGACTACGGCCTGTTCGCGATGGCGCAGGTGATGCTGACCCTGCTCAACACGATGAACGGCTGGGGCCTCGCCTCGGCGCTGATCCGCGAGGAGACCGTCAGCGAGGAGCGGCTGCGCCAGACCCTGGGGATGCTGATCCTGCTGAACGGGATGCTGGCGCTGGTCCAGTTCCTCGCCGCGCCGCTGGTGGCGCTGTGGTTCGAGCAGCCGATGGTGGCGGACCTCTTGCGGGTACAGGCGGTGCTCTATCTCGCGGTGCCGTTCTGCGCCGTGCCGCACGCGATGCTCTCGCGCCGGATGGACTTCCGCCGCCCGGCGCAGGTGCGCCTTGCCGCGGCCGTGGTCGGCGCGGTGACGGCGCTCACCGGCGCGTTGTCGGACTGGGGGGTGTGGACGCTGGTCGCCGCGCCGATGGCGATGCTGTTGACCGAGGCCGTGGGCATGACATGGGCCGCCGGTGCCCCGATCCGACCGGTGTTCCGGTTCGGCGGGGCGGGGCACATCGCGGGCTTCGGCGGGGTGATGACCGCGACCCAGCTGTTCTGGTTCGCGCAGAGCCAGGCCGACATCGTGATCGCCGGACGCGTGCTCGATCCGCACGATCTCGGGGTCTACACCACCGGCCTGTTCCTCGCCCAGCTGCTCGCCGCCAAGTTCGTGCCGCCGATCAACGAGGTCGCCTATGCCGCCTATTCGCGCCAGCAGGCCGAGGGCGAGGCGGACATGATCGCCCCCGCCCTGATCGCCACGATCCGGCTGGTGATGCTGGTGGCGCTGCCGGCCTATGCCGGGCTTGCCGTGGTCGCCCCTGTGCTGGTGCCGGTGCTGCTCGGCGAGAAATGGGTCGAGATCGCCCCGCTGCTGCCGATCCTTGCCGGCGCGATGGCGATGCTGACATTGCAGATCCTGTTCTCCCCCGCGACCAACGCACGCGGCTTTCCTGGGATCGCGCTGAGGGTGACGATCGTCGGCAGCGCGGTGATGCCGATCGCCTTCTTCACCGGATCGTGGTGGGGCCTCACGGGCTTCGCCTGGGGCTGGGTCGGAGGCATGACGGTGCTGACCGGGGCGACGATCCTGCTGTCGCGCCCGGTGATCGGCTTCAGCCTCGCCGGCCTCGCCCGCGCGATCCTGCCGCCGCTCGCCGCCGCGCTGGCGATGGCGGCGGGGGTGGCGCTGGTGCTGCGGAGCCTGGCGGGGGCGCCCGACCTTGCCGCGCTCGCGATCGCGGTGCCGGTCGGCGTCGCGCTCTACCTCGGTCTGCTCCACCGGATCGCGCCCGATCGCCTCGCCGAGGCACTGCGCTTCATCCGCAACCGCGGCGAGACCGGGAGCGCCGCCGTGCCCGCCCCGGCGGAGTGA